From a single Sorghum bicolor cultivar BTx623 chromosome 5, Sorghum_bicolor_NCBIv3, whole genome shotgun sequence genomic region:
- the LOC8069254 gene encoding pentatricopeptide repeat-containing protein At4g14820 has protein sequence MNPHTHHHHLRQLQAVLLRRGHQIPSPPTTHLDPDRAYLATIRAAATTPRLVLAACACLRRTGLPPPGPRALPALLRSAARCVGAGAYVRGAHALAFRVGSLDDGFVRTALVGAYAACGCVGDARKVFDGMAVRDVVSWGVMLDSYCQTRNYKEALLQFAKMKNSGVLSDQLILATVLSACGHIRHLRTGKSIHSYMLVSDILINAHLSSALINLYASCASMEMAEKLYNGMPRKDLVSSTAMVFGYARNRKFEIARYIFDGMPEKDVVSWSAMISGYADSNQPNEALSLFNDMQECGIRPDEVTMLSVISACANLGSLDKAKWIHAFIKNNGLNKILHICNALIDMFAKCGGINLALNIFNEMPQKNVITWTSMITAFAMHGDGKSALCLFEQMRNEGVEPNEVTFLNLLYACCHAGLVHEGRSLFSSMVQQYGIEPKHEHYGCMVDLLGRAKLMQEAVNLIESMHLRPNVPVWGSLLAACWMHGDLKLGAFAAKKILQLDPNHDGASVLLSKIYMKSDNLNDAQEVRDVMKLQGVSKETGLSWMDLNEPFHEFTAGGEKYPENDKIFQKL, from the exons ATGAACCCGCAcacgcaccaccaccacctgcgTCAGCTCCAGGCcgtcctcctccgccgcggCCACCAAATCCCCTCGCCACCGACGACCCACCTGGATCCTGACCGGGCCTACCTCGCCACCATCCGTGCAGCCGCCACCACCCCACGCCTCGTGCTCGCTGCCTGTGCCTGCCTCCGCCGCACCGGCCTGCCTCCACCGGGGCCCCGAGCGCTTCCAGCCCTGCTCCGCTCCGCTGCTCGCTGCGTGGGTGCTGGCGCTTATGTCAGGGGCGCGCACGCGCTGGCCTTCAGGGTTGGGTCACTGGACGATGGATTCGTTAGAACCGCGCTGGTCGGGGCATATGCAGCGTGTGGATGCGTGGGGGACGCGCGGAAAGTGTTTGACGGAATGGCCGTGCGGGACGTCGTCTCCTGGGGCGTCATGCTTGATAG TTATTGTCAGACTCGGAACTATAAAGAAGCTTTGCTTCAATTTGCTAAGATGAAGAATTCTGGAGTTCTTTCAGACCAATTGATCCTTGCTACTGTTCTATCAGCTTGTGGGCATATAAGGCATTTGAGAACTGGGAAATCCATCCACTCATACATGTTGGTGTCAGACATTCTTATCAACGCTCACCTCAGTAGTGCTCTCATAAATTTGTATGCTAGTTGCGCGAGCATGGAGATGGCAGAAAAGCTATATAATGGGATGCCAAGGAAGGACTTGGTATCATCAACTGCCATGGTTTTTGGGTACGCCAGGAACAGAAAATTTGAGATTGCTCGCTATATATTTGATGGAATGCCAGAGAAGGATGTGGTATCTTGGAGTGCTATGATATCAGGATATGCTGATAGTAACCAACCCAATGAAGCATTGAGTCTGTTCAATGATATGCAAGAGTGTGGTATCAGGCCTGATGAAGTTACCATGTTAAGTGTCATATCTGCATGTGCTAATTTAGGTTCCCTTGATAAAGCCAAATGGATCCATGCCTTCATTAAGAATAATGGATTGAATAAAATATTGCACATTTGCAATGCTCTTATTGATATGTTTGCCAAATGTGGGGGCATTAACCTTGCATTGAATATCTTCAATGAAATGCCTCAAAAGAATGTCATCACCTGGACAAGTATGATTACTGCTTTTGCTATGCATGGTGATGGAAAATCTGCCTTATGTCTGTTTGAGCAGATGAGAAATGAAGGCGTTGAACCCAATGAAGTGACATTTCTTAATTTACTTTATGCTTGCTGTCATGCTGGTCTAGTCCATGAAGGTCGTTCATTGTTTAGCTCTATGGTTCAGCAATACGGGATTGAACCCAAGCATGAGCACTATGGATGTATGGTGGATCTTCTAGGAAGGGCTAAACTTATGCAAGAAGCTGTTAATCTCATAGAGTCAATGCACTTACGGCCCAATGTGCCTGTCTGGGGATCTCTGTTAGCAGCATGCTGGATGCATGGTGATCTCAAGCTCGGCGCATTTGCTGCCAAGAAAATTTTGCAGTTGGATCCTAATCATGATGGAGCATCTGTGCTTTTATCGAAGATATACATGAAATCTGATAACTTGAATGATGCTCAGGAGGTGAGGGATGTAATGAAACTCCAGGGGGTCTCAAAAGAAACAGGCTTGAGTTGGATGGACCTGAATGAGCCTTTTCATGAGTTTACAGCTGGAGGTGAAAAATATCCTGAAAATGACAAGATCTTTCAAAAGTTGTGA